A single window of Vigna radiata var. radiata cultivar VC1973A chromosome 4, Vradiata_ver6, whole genome shotgun sequence DNA harbors:
- the LOC106758962 gene encoding transcription repressor OFP1 — translation MGNNRFKLSDMIPNAWFYKLKDMGKARKQTPSQSKKKKQPLPASSAPLSKPKQPHQFNPRKSYYFTRELNPNDRIYSSPANNQNAKCNNSPEAPRKSSKQRLKRRTARTSSPKLAVAANNDNSSSPHDSSAESEYPDPEFRTDRVLATEALDQTVSWSNSLACKVHSDAKDIIIEVDNNSTERKDDKLEGYEYDSFSDLVLPPIVTKPPKFDDLLSDAKKKETKMDGAEEPNLKGPLRVKIVKEGTAPMKEHKNTPGRRFSVSSSPGVKLRTNSPRIGSRKTQAHGRRSVSSGAVSGSRRSLSDSFAIVKSSLNPQRDFRESMVEMIVQNNIRTSKDLEDLLACYLSLNSDEYHDLIIKVFKQIWFDLTDN, via the coding sequence ATGGGTAACAACAGGTTCAAATTATCAGACATGATCCCCAATGCCTGGTTCTACAAACTCAAGGACATGGGAAAAGCAAGAAAGCAAACCCCATCTCAGTccaagaagaaaaaacaacctTTACCAGCCTCAAGCGCACCATTATCAAAACCAAAACAACCCCACCAATTCAATCCCAGAAAGTCTTACTACTTCACAAGGGAGCTTAACCCAAATGATAGAATCTACAGCTCACCTGCAAATAACCAAAATGCCAAATGCAACAATTCCCCTGAAGCCCCCAGAAAATCATCCAAACAAAGACTCAAGAGAAGAACTGCAAGGACTTCTTCACCTAAGCTTGCTGTTGCCGCTAACAATGACAACTCCTCATCACCACATGATAGCTCTGCCGAATCAGAGTATCCTGACCCAGAATTCAGAACAGACCGTGTTCTTGCCACTGAAGCATTAGATCAAACGGTTTCTTGGTCCAACTCTTTAGCCTGCAAGGTACACTCCGACGCCAAGGACATCATCATTGAAGTAGACAACAATTCCACAGAAAGAAAAGACGATAAGCTAGAAGGGTATGAATATGATTCCTTCTCGGACCTCGTGCTTCCACCAATTGTGACCAAGCCTCCAAAATTCGATGACTTGCTGAGTGATGCCAAGAAGAAAGAAACCAAAATGGATGGAGCAGAAGAACCAAACCTGAAGGGACCGCTAAGAGTTAAAATTGTGAAGGAAGGCACTGCACCAATGAAGGAACATAAGAACACCCCTGGTAGGAGATTCTCTGTGAGCTCTTCTCCAGGGGTGAAGCTGCGGACGAACTCGCCGCGAATTGGCAGCCGGAAAACTCAGGCACATGGCCGGAGGAGTGTGTCGTCCGGCGCTGTCTCCGGGTCCCGGAGAAGCCTTTCGGATAGCTTTGCAATTGTGAAGTCATCACTGAATCCTCAAAGGGACTTCAGAGAATCAATGGTGGAGATGATTGTGCAGAACAACATAAGGACATCAAAGGATTTAGAGGATCTTCTTGCTTGCTATCTTTCTCTTAATTCAGATGAGTATCATGACCTCATTATCAAAGTGTTCAAGCAAATATGGTTTGATTTAACTGATAATTAG
- the LOC106758649 gene encoding ataxin-10, giving the protein MGDTTFLEHPISEDTLQLLFQASNSSNLENSLEILIQNAKSGSGRLELASKRILPAVLNIVQSLALASYHHHHNHNQTLSLCFKLLRNLCAGEAANQASFIELNGVAVVWNVLRSEACSSGPDHGLVRWGLQVLANVSLGGKQHQRAIWEELYPIGFASLARVGTKEICDPLCMVIYTCCDGNPEWFKQLSSDDGWPVMAEIVRTASSASFGEDWLKLLFSRIFLEESQLPVLFSKLQFVDVPEGEIIESKDDQFSFEQAFLLQILSEILKERLGDVAVSKDVALFVFEIFKKSIGVLEHAMRGNSGLPSGFTRVDVLGYSLTILRDICAQDGIRVNTVDANDVVDVLLSYGLIELLLSLLGALEPPAIIRKGLKQIENQDSASCYSKPCPYKGFRRDIVALIGNCVYRRKHAQDEIRDRNGILLLLQQCVTDEDNPFLREWGIWSVRNMLEGNDENQKVVAELEIQGSADVPEINALGLRVEVDQRTRRAKLVNIPSCEKSL; this is encoded by the exons ATGGGTGATACAACATTTTTGGAGCACCCCATATCAGAGGATACACTTCAGTTACTCTTTCAAGCTTCCAATTCTTCTAACTTGGAAAATTCCCTAGAGATTCTCATTCAGAATGCCAAATCCGGTTCTGGGCGTTTGGAACTAGCTTCTAAAAGGATTCTCCCTGCAGTACTTAACATAGTCCAGTCACTTGCTCTAGCTTCATATCACcatcatcataatcataatcaaaCCCTTTCTCTGTGTTTTAAGCTCCTCAGAAACTTGTGTGCTGGAGAAGCTGCAAACCAGGCCTCATTTATTGAGCTTAATGGCGTAGCAGTTGTTTGGAATGTTCTGAGATCAGAGGCCTGTTCCTCAGGCCCTGATCATGGATTGGTTCGATGGGGTCTGCAGGTCCTGGCAAATGTTTCTTTAGGGGGGAAGCAGCACCAACGTGCTATCTGGGAAGAGCTGTATCCTATTGGGTTTGCATCACTTGCTAGAGTTGGCACTAAGGAGATTTGTGACCCATTGTGTATGGTGATCTATACTTGTTGTGATGGAAATCCTGAATGGTTTAAACAGTTGTCCAGTGATGATGGATGGCCTGTAATGGCAGAAATAGTTAGAACTGCTTCTTCTG CTAGTTTTGGTGAGGATTGGTTGAAGTTGCTCTTTTCAAGAATCTTCCTTGAAGAATCTCAATTGCCTGTGTTGTTttccaaattgcaatttgtGGATGTTCCTGAGGGTGAAATTATTGAGTCAAAAGATGATCaattttcatttgaacaagCATTTCTTCTGCAAATCCTATCAGAAATCTTGAAAGAGCGGCTTGGAGATGTGGCTGTTTCAAAGGATGTTgctttgtttgtttttgaaatattcaaGAAGTCTATTGGGGTTCTTGAACATGCAATGAGAGGGAACTCTGGTCTTCCGAGTGGCTTTACTCGGGTTGACGTTCTTGGCTACTCTCTTACAATATTGAGGGACATTTGTGCTCAAGATGGTATAAGAGTTAATACAGTTGATGcaaatgatgttgttgatgtcCTATTATCATATGGCCTCATAGAATTGCTTTTGTCTTTGCTTGGTGCTCTTGAGCCTCCAGCAATAATCAGGAAAGGGCTCAAACAAATTGAGAATCAGGATAGTGCTAGTTGTTACTCAAAACCATGCCCTTACAAGGGCTTCAGACGAGACATAGTTGCACTAATTGGAAATTGTGTTTATAGAAGGAAGCATGCTCAAGATGAAATACGGGATAGGAATGGAATTCTACTGTTATTGCAGCAGTGTGTGACCGACGAAGACAATCCTTTCCTGAGGGAATGGGGGATATGGTCTGTGAGGAATATGTTGGAGGGAAATGATGAAAACCAAAAGGTAGTTGCTGAATTGGAGATTCAAGGATCTGCTGATGTGCCTGAAATTAATGCACTCGGTCTACGAGTGGAAGTTGATCAGAGAACTAGACGTGCAAAGCTTGTTAACATCCCGTCCTGTGAAAAATCACTATAA